From one Shewanella sp. GD04112 genomic stretch:
- the punC gene encoding purine nucleoside transporter PunC — MKTSSNIFVNMKFFIFLFYLALLSMLGFIATDMYLPAFKAIESSFNSTPSQVAMSLTCFLAGLALGQLIYGPLVSKLGKRYALILGLGIFALASVAIANSDSILMLNIARFFQAVGACSAGVIWQAIVVEQYDAEKAQGIFSNIMPLVALSPALAPILGAYILNDFGWRAIFISLCVIAFLLVLMTLYFVPSHAEHQDTRPSAISYGQILKNTRYLGNVVIFGACSGAFFAYLTVWPIVMEQHGYQATEIGLSFIPQTIMFIVGGYASKLLIKRIGADRTLNVLLAIFGLCVISIVFFTLLMKAETIFPLLISFSILAAANGAIYPIVVNSALQQFTQNAAKAAGLQNFLQITIAFGASSLVALWASSGEVAIGWGILSCSLVVILGYLLKTEQTWADFAKHFTAPDPARLGINADTKQNQAD; from the coding sequence ATGAAAACGTCTAGTAATATCTTTGTAAATATGAAGTTTTTTATATTTTTATTCTATTTGGCCTTATTAAGCATGTTAGGTTTTATTGCCACTGACATGTATTTGCCTGCTTTCAAAGCAATTGAAAGTTCGTTTAATTCTACACCGTCTCAAGTGGCGATGTCGCTCACCTGTTTCTTGGCTGGTTTAGCCTTAGGGCAACTGATTTATGGCCCTTTGGTCAGTAAACTCGGCAAACGTTATGCTCTTATTCTCGGCCTCGGCATTTTTGCGCTTGCCAGTGTGGCCATCGCCAATAGCGACTCGATACTGATGCTGAACATCGCTCGCTTCTTCCAAGCCGTAGGCGCCTGTAGTGCAGGGGTCATCTGGCAAGCAATTGTGGTCGAACAGTATGATGCCGAAAAAGCGCAGGGGATTTTCAGTAACATTATGCCGTTAGTGGCATTATCACCCGCATTAGCCCCCATCCTTGGCGCTTATATTCTGAACGATTTTGGATGGCGTGCAATCTTTATCTCATTGTGTGTGATTGCCTTTTTGTTGGTATTGATGACCTTATACTTTGTGCCGAGCCACGCAGAGCATCAGGATACTAGGCCAAGCGCGATTTCCTACGGGCAGATTTTGAAAAATACTCGTTACCTTGGCAATGTGGTGATATTTGGTGCCTGTTCGGGTGCGTTTTTCGCATATCTTACTGTGTGGCCGATTGTGATGGAGCAACACGGCTATCAGGCAACTGAGATTGGGCTGAGCTTTATTCCGCAAACCATCATGTTTATTGTGGGCGGATACGCGAGTAAGTTATTGATAAAACGCATTGGTGCCGACCGTACACTCAACGTATTACTGGCCATTTTTGGACTCTGCGTTATCTCAATTGTGTTTTTCACCTTATTAATGAAGGCGGAAACTATTTTCCCACTGCTGATTTCCTTCTCGATACTCGCAGCGGCGAACGGGGCGATTTATCCCATTGTGGTAAACAGTGCTTTGCAGCAATTCACTCAAAATGCGGCTAAGGCGGCAGGATTACAGAACTTTTTGCAAATTACCATCGCCTTTGGCGCTTCAAGTTTAGTCGCGCTCTGGGCAAGTTCAGGAGAAGTCGCCATAGGTTGGGGGATTCTGAGCTGTTCATTAGTAGTGATCTTAGGTTACCTGTTAAAAACCGAGCAAACTTGGGCTGATTTTGCCAAACACTTTACTGCGCCGGATCCTGCTCGTCTTGGGATCAATGCAGATACGAAGCAAAATCAAGCAGATTGA
- a CDS encoding ribulokinase, with protein MSNVLGAYALGLDYGSDSVRALLVDTQTGAEVATNVVYYPRWKKGLFCEPAKNQFRQHPLDYIESLIEVVQGLWAKAPSGAAQRVCGLSVDTTGSTPIAVDESGVALALKPEFENNPNAMFLLWKDHSAIIEAKQITAAANDSSENYLKYEGGIYSSEWFWAKALFVLRHDAEVRQAAYSWVEHCDWITALMTGTSHPKVFKAGRCAAGHKVMWHESWNGYPPNDFFVGIDPLLDGLRDKLPLETCTSDKVCGQLTPEWAQHLGLSTEVIVSFGSFDCHAGAVGANVKPGVLTKVMGTSTCDITVASYEDIGERCIKGICGQVDGSVLPGMIGLEAGQSAFGDLYAWFRDLTAWPMQQLDTSVLFDENIKAKLIQQLESETLTMLGNAAAKIPVGETGIVALDWINGRRTPDADQSVAMAITGLTMGSQAPQVFKALVEASAYGARAIIERFKQEGVCIDHVVTIGGISKKSDFIMQTCADVWNCNIDVLESEQSCALGAAIYAATAAGVYPDVLSAQAAMASNVAKTYQPNPENAEKYQALYQGYLALGHYVDGAK; from the coding sequence ATGTCGAATGTTTTAGGGGCTTACGCGTTAGGGCTTGATTACGGCTCTGATTCAGTTCGCGCGTTATTGGTGGATACCCAAACGGGCGCAGAAGTAGCAACGAATGTGGTGTACTACCCACGTTGGAAGAAGGGGCTTTTTTGCGAACCCGCGAAGAATCAATTTAGACAACATCCCCTCGATTACATCGAAAGCCTTATCGAGGTAGTGCAAGGGCTATGGGCAAAAGCCCCGAGTGGTGCCGCGCAAAGAGTCTGCGGTTTGAGTGTTGATACCACAGGCTCAACCCCGATTGCGGTCGATGAATCTGGTGTTGCTTTAGCCTTAAAACCAGAGTTTGAGAATAACCCCAATGCCATGTTTTTGCTTTGGAAAGATCACAGCGCCATCATCGAAGCCAAGCAAATTACCGCTGCGGCAAACGATTCAAGCGAAAATTACCTGAAATATGAAGGGGGAATTTACTCCTCAGAATGGTTTTGGGCCAAAGCGCTATTTGTACTACGCCATGACGCAGAAGTCAGACAAGCGGCCTATAGCTGGGTCGAGCACTGTGATTGGATCACCGCATTAATGACGGGCACTTCACATCCAAAGGTCTTTAAAGCAGGGCGTTGCGCCGCTGGTCACAAAGTGATGTGGCACGAGTCATGGAATGGTTATCCGCCGAATGACTTTTTCGTTGGCATCGACCCCTTACTCGATGGCTTGAGAGACAAGTTACCGCTAGAAACCTGCACATCTGACAAGGTTTGCGGCCAGCTAACCCCTGAGTGGGCACAGCATTTAGGGCTATCGACCGAGGTTATCGTGTCTTTTGGCTCATTCGACTGCCACGCAGGTGCGGTGGGGGCCAATGTTAAGCCCGGCGTCTTAACCAAGGTAATGGGAACCTCTACCTGCGATATCACGGTCGCCAGTTATGAAGATATAGGTGAGCGTTGTATCAAAGGCATTTGTGGTCAAGTCGATGGCTCAGTATTGCCCGGCATGATAGGGCTAGAAGCGGGTCAGTCTGCCTTTGGCGATCTCTACGCTTGGTTTAGGGATCTCACAGCATGGCCGATGCAACAGCTTGACACTTCAGTCTTATTTGATGAAAACATCAAAGCCAAACTCATTCAGCAACTCGAATCTGAAACTCTGACAATGTTAGGCAATGCGGCCGCGAAAATCCCCGTTGGCGAGACGGGCATTGTCGCACTGGATTGGATTAACGGACGTCGCACCCCCGATGCCGACCAATCTGTTGCCATGGCGATCACAGGCTTAACCATGGGTAGCCAAGCTCCGCAAGTCTTCAAAGCCCTAGTGGAAGCCAGCGCCTATGGCGCACGGGCCATTATCGAGCGCTTCAAACAGGAAGGCGTTTGCATTGACCATGTGGTCACCATCGGTGGGATCTCAAAAAAATCCGACTTCATTATGCAAACCTGCGCCGATGTGTGGAATTGCAACATCGACGTACTCGAGAGCGAGCAAAGCTGCGCATTGGGCGCCGCCATTTATGCCGCAACCGCAGCCGGGGTTTATCCCGATGTGCTAAGTGCCCAGGCAGCCATGGCCTCGAACGTTGCGAAAACCTATCAACCAAATCCAGAAAACGCTGAGAAATATCAAGCGCTTTACCAAGGGTACTTAGCCCTTGGCCACTATGTTGATGGAGCGAAATAA
- a CDS encoding L-ribulose-5-phosphate 4-epimerase — protein sequence MSFLELKREVYEANMELEKRKLVTYTFGNVSQIDRQLGVIGIKPSGVPYEDLKVEDIVIVDLENQIVEGRMRPSSDTKTHTYLYRQWQSIGGITHTHSTYATAWAQAQIAIPCLGTTQADYVYGEIPCTAVMRNDQISRDYEEETGVQILDCFADRDPNESPMVIVAGHAPFTWGANAAKSVYHAVLLEEIARMAYLTKTLSPGISQLKQELIDKHYLRKHGKDAYYGQSK from the coding sequence ATGTCTTTTTTAGAGCTAAAACGCGAAGTATACGAAGCCAACATGGAGCTTGAGAAGCGCAAACTGGTGACTTACACCTTTGGCAACGTTTCACAAATTGATCGCCAACTCGGCGTCATTGGTATCAAGCCCAGCGGCGTGCCCTATGAAGATTTGAAGGTTGAAGACATTGTGATTGTTGACCTTGAGAATCAAATCGTAGAAGGGCGCATGCGTCCTTCATCCGATACCAAGACACACACCTATTTGTATCGCCAGTGGCAGAGTATTGGTGGCATTACCCATACCCACTCGACCTACGCCACTGCCTGGGCGCAGGCACAGATTGCGATTCCCTGTTTAGGTACAACACAGGCCGATTATGTGTACGGTGAAATCCCATGCACAGCGGTGATGCGCAACGATCAGATCAGCCGCGACTACGAAGAAGAAACCGGCGTGCAGATCCTCGATTGCTTCGCCGACCGAGATCCTAACGAGTCGCCCATGGTAATCGTTGCAGGTCATGCACCGTTCACTTGGGGCGCGAATGCGGCTAAATCCGTATATCACGCCGTGTTGCTCGAAGAAATCGCTCGGATGGCGTATCTCACCAAAACATTATCACCAGGTATCAGTCAGTTAAAACAAGAGCTTATTGATAAGCACTATTTGCGTAAGCATGGAAAAGACGCTTATTACGGCCAAAGCAAGTAA
- the araA gene encoding L-arabinose isomerase — MKAFKQKQVWFITGSQDLYGPKVLEQVAKNSEQIVHGFNESSAISIEVVYKPTVKSPREIHAVCQAANSDENCVGVILWMHTFSPAKMWIAGLNELSKPFMHLHTQFNAELPWSEINMNYMNTHQSAHGCREFGFIGTRMRKERKVVVGHWQSGDVQAQIDDWCRAAAGWHESQNLRIARFGDNMRQVAVTEGDKVAAQIQFGYEVHAYSLGELNEAIAAIAEGDVTAQLDRYASEYQVGNELFGDEYQLDRLRKEAKIELGLTQFLTQGGFGAFTNCFENLTGMTGLPGLATQRLMANGFGYGGEGDWKTAAMVRIMKVMGQGRAGGTSFMEDYTYNFGATDQVLGAHMLEVCPSIAAAKPRLEVHRHTIGVRCDVPRLLFTGKAGPAINVSTIDLGNRFRIILNELDTVTPPQDLPNLPVASALWEPRPNLAVAAAAWIHAGGAHHSAYSQAITTDQIVDFAEMAGAELVIIDADTKIREFKNELRQNSVYYGLARGL, encoded by the coding sequence ATGAAAGCCTTCAAACAAAAACAAGTGTGGTTTATCACGGGTTCGCAGGATTTATACGGCCCGAAAGTATTAGAGCAAGTCGCTAAAAACAGTGAGCAAATTGTTCATGGCTTTAATGAATCATCCGCCATTTCCATCGAAGTGGTGTATAAACCAACTGTAAAATCCCCACGGGAAATTCACGCCGTATGCCAAGCAGCCAACAGCGATGAAAACTGTGTTGGTGTGATCCTGTGGATGCACACTTTCTCTCCTGCCAAGATGTGGATTGCTGGCCTTAATGAATTAAGCAAGCCATTCATGCACTTACATACTCAGTTCAATGCCGAGCTCCCTTGGAGCGAAATCAACATGAACTACATGAACACCCACCAAAGTGCTCACGGTTGCCGCGAATTTGGTTTTATCGGCACTCGTATGCGTAAAGAGCGCAAAGTGGTTGTGGGTCACTGGCAATCGGGCGATGTACAGGCACAAATCGATGATTGGTGCCGCGCAGCGGCGGGTTGGCACGAGAGCCAAAACCTGCGTATCGCCCGCTTTGGCGACAACATGCGTCAAGTGGCCGTGACCGAAGGCGACAAAGTTGCCGCACAAATTCAATTTGGTTACGAAGTGCACGCCTACAGCTTAGGTGAACTCAATGAGGCGATTGCAGCCATTGCCGAAGGCGATGTAACCGCACAGCTTGATCGTTACGCCAGCGAATACCAAGTAGGTAACGAACTTTTTGGCGATGAATACCAATTAGACCGTTTAAGAAAAGAAGCCAAGATTGAACTCGGCTTAACCCAATTCTTAACCCAAGGTGGATTTGGTGCCTTTACCAACTGCTTCGAAAACCTGACCGGTATGACAGGATTACCGGGACTGGCTACCCAACGTCTGATGGCGAACGGTTTTGGTTACGGCGGCGAAGGTGACTGGAAAACGGCTGCCATGGTGCGCATCATGAAAGTGATGGGCCAAGGCCGTGCCGGTGGTACTTCATTTATGGAAGACTACACCTATAACTTTGGTGCGACTGACCAAGTTCTTGGTGCCCACATGTTAGAAGTGTGCCCATCGATTGCCGCTGCAAAACCGCGTTTAGAAGTTCACCGCCACACCATTGGTGTGCGCTGTGACGTGCCACGTCTGTTATTCACTGGTAAAGCAGGCCCAGCAATCAACGTATCGACTATCGATTTAGGCAACCGTTTCCGTATCATTCTCAATGAATTAGATACAGTAACGCCACCACAGGACCTGCCAAATCTGCCTGTCGCGTCTGCGCTGTGGGAGCCTCGTCCAAATTTAGCGGTTGCAGCCGCAGCTTGGATCCACGCCGGAGGTGCTCACCACTCGGCTTATAGCCAAGCCATCACGACGGATCAGATTGTCGACTTTGCTGAAATGGCCGGTGCTGAACTGGTTATTATCGATGCCGACACTAAGATCCGCGAGTTTAAGAATGAGCTTCGCCAAAATTCCGTTTATTACGGTTTAGCAAGAGGTTTATAA
- a CDS encoding beta-phosphoglucomutase family hydrolase, translating into MYTEFDGIIFDMDGTLVDSGQLHEQAWRQTLNHFGIPVEPALMRSLAGVPTIGTLEILIAHFGVTPTASCEAMNEYKEALVRDTMHLYVKPTALAEFAKQNQGKRPMAVGTGAYTEEAIQILTLCGLLELVDYVVGADQVASPKPAPDTFLRCAELMGIAPERCIVFEDAKAGIQAAEAAGMFVVDVHAELQIENDYFLGAQ; encoded by the coding sequence ATGTATACAGAATTTGACGGCATTATCTTCGATATGGATGGCACCTTAGTCGACAGTGGTCAGTTGCATGAGCAGGCATGGCGACAAACCTTGAATCACTTTGGGATCCCCGTAGAGCCTGCACTGATGCGCTCCTTAGCAGGGGTGCCGACTATTGGTACCTTAGAGATCCTAATCGCCCATTTTGGCGTCACGCCTACGGCCAGTTGCGAGGCCATGAACGAGTATAAAGAAGCCCTAGTGCGCGACACTATGCATTTATATGTGAAACCGACGGCATTAGCCGAATTTGCCAAGCAGAATCAGGGCAAACGCCCAATGGCGGTCGGCACAGGTGCCTACACAGAGGAAGCCATTCAAATCTTAACCCTGTGTGGATTACTGGAATTAGTCGATTATGTGGTGGGTGCCGATCAGGTCGCGTCACCTAAACCCGCGCCAGACACCTTTTTACGCTGCGCCGAACTGATGGGCATAGCGCCCGAGCGCTGTATCGTATTTGAAGATGCAAAGGCGGGCATCCAAGCCGCCGAAGCTGCGGGGATGTTTGTGGTCGATGTGCATGCCGAATTACAGATTGAAAATGACTATTTCCTAGGCGCTCAGTAG
- a CDS encoding FadR/GntR family transcriptional regulator, translating to MANQANNRPQNIHNWVASELGSRIVGGFYAPGEYIPNENAICEELEVSRTSLREAFKVLTAKGLIESRPKLGTRIRERRHWNMFDPVILNWFSQSKPSPEFYTSLYEIREVFEPAAAELAAKKRTPEQLEVIAAAYAKMEAAELGTDEVYTSDIDFHMAILDATNNEFMVSLGVSIQSALLEIFRLSSTIQDDFIQSLPGHKAIYTAIAAGDSEGAKAEMNKLLSTSQDTVHKNIERK from the coding sequence ATGGCAAATCAGGCAAATAACCGTCCGCAGAATATCCATAACTGGGTGGCAAGCGAATTAGGTTCTCGCATTGTGGGCGGCTTTTATGCGCCAGGTGAATATATCCCTAACGAAAATGCTATCTGTGAAGAGCTGGAAGTGTCACGCACCTCCTTAAGGGAAGCCTTTAAGGTACTCACGGCAAAGGGGCTTATTGAATCTCGCCCTAAACTTGGCACTCGTATTCGTGAGCGTCGCCACTGGAATATGTTTGATCCGGTGATCTTAAACTGGTTTTCCCAATCTAAGCCTTCGCCCGAGTTTTACACTTCTCTCTATGAAATCCGTGAAGTGTTTGAACCCGCAGCGGCGGAACTGGCGGCGAAAAAACGCACCCCTGAGCAGCTTGAGGTGATTGCGGCAGCCTATGCAAAGATGGAAGCGGCCGAATTAGGTACGGATGAAGTCTATACCTCGGATATCGATTTCCACATGGCGATTTTAGATGCGACCAATAACGAGTTTATGGTATCCCTCGGCGTGTCGATCCAATCTGCGCTGCTCGAAATCTTTAGACTCAGTAGCACAATTCAGGATGACTTTATCCAATCACTCCCAGGGCATAAGGCCATTTATACTGCGATTGCCGCAGGGGACAGTGAAGGCGCGAAAGCCGAAATGAATAAATTACTCTCGACGTCTCAAGATACTGTGCATAAAAATATCGAGCGAAAATAA
- a CDS encoding glycoside hydrolase family 43 protein: MKKAFLSVCLALSTSVSTAAIAANPLFTDVFTADPAAIVHQDTVYLYTGHDVAKDNRTFFEMHDWLVFSSKDMHNWTAHGSKLSVKDFSWAKGDAWASHVIEKEGQFYWYVTARHNKINGFAIGVAVADSPLGPFKDARGTALITNDMTTDTEIDWDDIDPAVFIDDDKQAYIFWGNTKPRFAKLKPNMIELDGQIHAIDVPNFTEALWVHKKDKTYYLSYASGFPEKIAYATSDSILGPWKYQGILNEVAGNSPTNHQAIIEFKGKSYFIYHTGASQDGGGEFRRSVAIDPLHYNADGTLQRVHMTSEGISEPQ; encoded by the coding sequence ATGAAAAAGGCATTTTTGAGTGTGTGTTTGGCATTGAGTACGAGTGTCAGCACTGCAGCGATTGCTGCTAACCCTCTGTTTACGGATGTATTTACCGCCGATCCTGCCGCCATAGTGCACCAAGATACCGTCTATCTTTATACTGGCCATGACGTTGCAAAGGACAATCGCACCTTCTTCGAAATGCATGATTGGCTCGTTTTTAGCTCTAAGGATATGCACAATTGGACGGCCCATGGCAGCAAGTTATCGGTGAAGGATTTCAGCTGGGCTAAAGGAGATGCATGGGCTAGCCATGTGATCGAAAAAGAAGGTCAGTTCTACTGGTATGTGACGGCAAGACACAACAAAATCAATGGCTTTGCCATAGGTGTCGCTGTTGCTGATAGTCCACTTGGCCCCTTCAAGGATGCCCGCGGCACTGCCCTTATCACCAATGACATGACCACAGATACTGAGATTGATTGGGATGATATCGATCCTGCGGTCTTTATCGATGATGACAAGCAAGCTTATATTTTCTGGGGTAACACTAAGCCAAGATTTGCCAAGTTAAAACCCAATATGATTGAACTCGATGGCCAAATTCATGCCATTGATGTGCCTAACTTTACCGAAGCGCTCTGGGTACATAAAAAAGATAAAACCTATTATCTTTCATACGCTTCAGGCTTCCCTGAAAAAATTGCCTATGCCACCAGTGATAGCATTCTTGGCCCGTGGAAGTACCAAGGCATCTTAAATGAAGTGGCGGGTAACTCGCCGACAAACCATCAAGCGATTATTGAATTTAAAGGTAAATCCTACTTTATCTATCATACCGGCGCATCGCAGGATGGCGGCGGTGAGTTTAGACGTTCAGTTGCCATTGACCCGCTGCATTACAATGCCGACGGCACCCTACAGCGCGTTCATATGACCAGCGAAGGCATCAGCGAGCCGCAGTAA
- a CDS encoding IlvD/Edd family dehydratase, whose protein sequence is MNNKKPKTLRSASWFGSDDKNGFMYRSWMKNQGIPEHHFQNKPVIGICNTWSELTPCNGHLRELAQRVKNGIREAGGIPVEFPVFSNGESNLRPSAMLTRNLAAMDTEEAIRGNPIDGVVLLVGCDKTTPALLMGAASCDLPTIVVTGGPMLNGKHKGKDVGSGTLVWELHQEYKAGNISLAAFMNAEADMSRSTGTCNTMGTASTMACMVETLGVSLPHNATIPAVDSRRQVLAHMSGMRIVDMVKEDLTLSKILSRDAFINAIKVNAAIGGSTNAVIHLKAIAGRIGVELSLDDWRHGYTVPTIVNLKPSGQYLMEDFYYAGGLPAVLRQLFEHDLLSKNTLTVNAASLWDNVKEAPCYNQEVIMSLENPLVENGGIRVLRGNLAPRGAVIKPSAASAHLMQHRGKAVVFESFDDYNARIGDPELDIDENSIMVLKNCGPKGYPGMAEVGNMGLPPKLLKKGIKDMVRISDARMSGTAFGTVVLHVAPEAQALGPLAAVQNGDMIALDTYAGTLQLEISDQELQARLAKLATVKSIPVNGGYLSLFKEHVLQADEGCDFDFLVGCRGAEIPAHSH, encoded by the coding sequence ATGAATAATAAAAAACCGAAAACACTTCGTTCGGCTAGTTGGTTTGGTAGTGATGACAAAAATGGCTTTATGTATCGCAGTTGGATGAAAAACCAAGGCATACCCGAGCATCACTTTCAAAATAAGCCTGTGATTGGTATTTGCAATACTTGGTCAGAATTGACGCCCTGTAATGGTCATCTACGGGAATTGGCGCAAAGAGTAAAGAATGGCATTCGGGAAGCGGGTGGCATTCCGGTGGAGTTTCCGGTGTTTTCGAATGGTGAGTCCAACTTGCGTCCAAGTGCCATGCTGACCCGTAACCTTGCGGCCATGGACACGGAAGAAGCCATTCGTGGCAACCCCATCGACGGTGTTGTGCTGTTAGTAGGCTGCGATAAAACGACTCCGGCTTTATTAATGGGCGCGGCCAGTTGTGATTTACCGACAATCGTTGTTACTGGTGGTCCCATGCTCAATGGTAAGCATAAGGGTAAGGATGTTGGTTCGGGCACACTCGTGTGGGAACTGCATCAAGAATATAAAGCGGGCAATATCAGCCTTGCCGCATTTATGAATGCCGAAGCGGATATGTCACGCTCAACGGGCACCTGTAACACTATGGGGACGGCATCGACCATGGCTTGTATGGTGGAAACCCTTGGGGTGAGTTTGCCACACAATGCAACCATTCCTGCGGTGGATTCTCGCCGCCAAGTGCTGGCCCATATGTCGGGAATGCGAATTGTGGACATGGTCAAAGAGGATTTGACCTTAAGTAAAATTTTAAGCCGTGATGCTTTTATCAATGCCATCAAAGTGAATGCTGCCATTGGGGGGTCAACCAACGCCGTAATCCATTTAAAGGCGATCGCCGGCAGGATAGGGGTTGAGCTGTCACTCGATGACTGGCGCCATGGTTACACAGTACCGACCATAGTGAATCTTAAACCTTCGGGTCAGTACTTAATGGAAGACTTTTACTACGCAGGTGGCCTGCCAGCAGTACTAAGGCAACTGTTTGAGCATGATTTACTGAGCAAAAATACGCTTACAGTCAATGCCGCTAGCCTCTGGGACAATGTCAAAGAGGCGCCGTGTTATAACCAAGAGGTGATCATGTCACTTGAAAATCCCTTGGTTGAAAATGGCGGCATTCGCGTACTGCGCGGCAATCTCGCGCCTAGAGGCGCTGTGATCAAGCCTTCAGCCGCCAGCGCACACCTGATGCAACACCGCGGTAAAGCCGTGGTGTTTGAAAGCTTCGACGATTACAACGCTCGCATCGGCGATCCTGAATTGGATATCGATGAAAACAGCATTATGGTGCTTAAAAACTGTGGCCCAAAGGGATATCCGGGCATGGCAGAGGTCGGCAATATGGGACTGCCACCGAAGTTGTTGAAAAAAGGAATTAAGGACATGGTGAGGATTTCCGATGCACGCATGAGTGGCACCGCCTTTGGCACAGTTGTGCTGCATGTTGCCCCAGAAGCACAAGCCCTTGGGCCACTGGCCGCCGTCCAAAATGGTGACATGATAGCGCTAGATACCTATGCCGGAACGTTACAGCTGGAGATCAGTGACCAAGAGTTACAAGCCCGTCTTGCCAAACTGGCGACAGTGAAATCCATTCCTGTGAATGGTGGCTATCTCTCGCTCTTTAAGGAGCATGTTCTCCAGGCGGATGAGGGCTGTGATTTTGATTTTCTCGTGGGATGTCGAGGTGCAGAGATACCAGCACATTCCCATTAA
- a CDS encoding SDR family oxidoreductase has protein sequence MKLTNQYPSLQGKTIFISGGATGIGACLVNAFLEQGAKVAFVDILVEESTQLVADLKQTQPEASVTFYHCDLVDIAALKRVIAQVEDDLGPISVLINNAACDQRHSIDEVTPEYWDQCLNTNLRHYFFAVQAVRPQMQRLGGGSVINLGSMSWHNRQAGMAGYTASKAGAMGLTRGLAADLGKDKIRINTLTPGWVMTKRQLTHWVDKDTAKHIENNQCIKEYVMPEDIAAMALFLAADDSKLCTAQNFIVDGGWI, from the coding sequence ATGAAGTTGACTAATCAATACCCGAGTTTACAAGGGAAAACCATTTTTATCAGTGGTGGCGCAACGGGTATTGGGGCTTGCTTGGTTAATGCTTTTTTAGAGCAGGGCGCTAAGGTGGCATTTGTCGATATTTTAGTTGAGGAGTCAACTCAACTCGTCGCAGACCTTAAGCAGACTCAACCAGAGGCCAGCGTAACATTTTATCACTGCGATCTTGTCGATATCGCCGCCCTCAAGCGTGTGATTGCTCAGGTCGAGGACGATTTAGGCCCAATATCAGTATTAATTAACAATGCCGCGTGCGATCAACGCCATAGCATCGACGAAGTGACCCCAGAATATTGGGACCAATGCCTAAACACCAATTTGCGGCATTACTTTTTCGCCGTACAAGCGGTCAGGCCGCAAATGCAGCGCCTCGGCGGAGGCTCAGTGATCAACTTAGGTTCAATGAGTTGGCACAATCGGCAGGCGGGCATGGCGGGTTACACCGCATCTAAGGCCGGTGCCATGGGCTTAACCCGAGGGTTAGCAGCCGATTTAGGTAAAGATAAAATCCGGATTAATACCTTAACGCCGGGTTGGGTGATGACAAAACGTCAACTCACACACTGGGTAGATAAAGATACGGCAAAACATATCGAAAATAACCAATGTATTAAAGAATATGTAATGCCCGAAGATATTGCTGCTATGGCGTTATTTTTAGCAGCAGATGATAGCAAACTCTGCACCGCACAGAATTTTATTGTCGATGGTGGTTGGATTTAA